The genomic interval CTACAATTCCCCGGAAATTCTAGCCAAAGGGATTGGTGTACATGTAAGTCAGTTATGGTTCCCCGAATGGATACGATTCTTGGATTATAAATAGCCGGAGCGATACAATACTTCTTAAAGAGAACTTTAATAGTCAATGCAACATAAAATATGATATAATAGTTGAATTTGAGTAGAACTAAAGTAATACTAGACAATAAATTTCAGATTGAAGGAAGAGTAGTAAGGAAAATTGAACTTAGAGAGTATGAAAAGAGGGAAAATAACAATTCAAGAGAATACGTAATAAGAATATATTTAAAGACTGAAAACGAGGAAATAGAGTTAGATTATCTTGGAAAACCAGCCTCAAACGATAAGGTTTTTGATGAAGTTTGTGATTTTTTAGGTAACTATAACGGACTAACCTCTACAATAAATAGAATTCTTATTGAATTGGATAGAAATCTAGACTATTAATAATAACATGAGTCATAATAGATTAATTAATTGGCTTAATTTGTCAATTCTAGTATACGATGCCAGCGATCTATTCCAGGGTTGATCAAAAAGGATTATTTTCTTAGGGGAAAGAATTTCCTTAGCATTGATAGGAGAATCATCCACTAAAAGGAAGAATGGAAAGTGGGTCTTTGATGCGTCATCAAAAATAAAAACTATATCACTAAACGAAATTTTGTAAAGATCTAGCCAATAAGACACGAAAGGCATAGTAACTCGTTCTCTTTTTGTGATAATAGAAATTCTGAATCCTCGATTAATTAGTTGATTAATTACATCAGCAATATCATTACTAGTTGGTGGAATATCTTGCCATCGATTTTTCCAAACATTTATGAATAAATTTGAAATTTCTTCTTTACTTATAGGTAATACATTATAAATGTGCCAATCAGAAATATCATTTTTCTTAAAATCCGTATGGAATATCGCATTATATTCTTCCAACCAGATTTGCATTACATCAGCTAAAACGGAATCTAGATCTAAAGCTATAGTTTTATCAGCGACCATTAGATATGTTTGAGCAACATTTGGATAAATAGATATGCAGATTCATTTATGTAATTACACTAAGATTAGACTAACGATATTAGATCAAATCATGCTAATTGAACTAATGTATTGTATAATGTTTAATGCACAAGATTAATCAATTAAATAAATAACAACTAGCAGATGATTTTGTGCTCATAAAAGAATAAAATAACTCATGTAGTGAGTAAATTGGAGAAGCAAGTATTTTTTGGGAAAAATTTACAGTACACCATAACCGAAACAGTCTTGAAGGTATTGACTTTGAAACAACAAGAATTACAATATGGCACTTTATTCTATGGAAAGTTCATTGGCAGGAGAAGCCGGAACTATTGGTTCAGAATCTGATGTAATGGTAAACTCAGTTACGGGTACAACAGAGAATATGAATATGCTGGGTGGAAATATCGACGCGGGCGGATTTGATAATTTTTGAATATCGCATGACTTTTTAATCAATCATAAGAATTAGATATAAATTTATACAATATCAAATTCAAAAGAAAATTTTCCTAATATAGTATAATATTTGATATTAAGAATGAATTCAATAAAGATATATTTAATTTTAGTATACGAAAAGATAATCACAGGATGACAAAGAAAGAGATGACAAAAATTTTTTTTATTGCATTGATTACTGGCAATATTATGGGAGTTGTCTTAATTCAAATATTTGAAACACTCACAATAACTAGTATTATAATCCTTGAAATTTCACTCTTAATAACTATTGTTTTGTTGTTTGGTGCCAGTAAGGCATGGAATAAACGATTGGAAAAATCAAAGCATGAAAAAGAGAACAACTAACAGATAAATGTGTCAAACTTTTGCTTGATGGGTTTTTGAAATATTCTGTCTATAAAAGATTGTTGTTTTAACGCTTATTGTAAAATGTTATCACGATAACAAGATAACAGTTCAATCCTTAGTCTTATA from Candidatus Nitrosocosmicus hydrocola carries:
- a CDS encoding 5' nucleotidase, NT5C type, encoding MVADKTIALDLDSVLADVMQIWLEEYNAIFHTDFKKNDISDWHIYNVLPISKEEISNLFINVWKNRWQDIPPTSNDIADVINQLINRGFRISIITKRERVTMPFVSYWLDLYKISFSDIVFIFDDASKTHFPFFLLVDDSPINAKEILSPKKIILFDQPWNRSLASYTRIDKLSQLINLL